A portion of the Actomonas aquatica genome contains these proteins:
- the xylB gene encoding xylulokinase yields the protein MSIYIGIDSGTQSTKAVALDLDTGKVVAEARAPHRLIAGLPVGHMEQHPQEWVAALDTTIGAVASQIDRTRVKGIGISGQQHGFVPLDKDGEVIRPAKLWCDTSTTEECAILTKQLGGTKAVIRKAGLAILPGFTAPKILWLKRNEPKNYAKLRHVLLPHDYLNFYLTGEYFMEYGDASGTALMDVRKRKWSKAVINAIDPKLMDYLPPLSESDAIVGTLLPEVAAKYGFSEDVIVSAGGGDNMMGAIGTGNVKAGVVTASFGTSGTIYAHAEAPVVDPQGEIAAFCGSTGGWMPLLCTMNVTTVTEQVRGLFNYDHTELADAVAAAPAGAGGLVMLPYLEGERTPNVPAGSGVFLGMNQHTLKPSHMARAAMEGVTMGMNYGLRRLADLGVTPREIRVTGGGAKSAVWRQIMADVFGVPVVAMVEDEGAALGGAIQAAWAMARQTRPTAKISSIAEKVVAKDESTRVKPDKKRHARYAKLQDVQDRLSLALRDLFPIQRELANS from the coding sequence ATGAGCATCTACATTGGCATCGATTCCGGAACTCAATCCACCAAAGCCGTCGCCCTCGATCTCGATACGGGCAAAGTCGTCGCCGAAGCGCGCGCGCCGCATCGCCTGATCGCGGGTTTGCCAGTGGGGCACATGGAGCAGCATCCGCAGGAGTGGGTGGCGGCGCTCGACACGACGATCGGCGCGGTCGCCTCGCAGATCGATCGCACGCGGGTGAAGGGCATCGGCATCTCGGGTCAGCAGCATGGCTTCGTGCCGCTCGACAAGGACGGCGAAGTGATCCGTCCGGCCAAGCTCTGGTGCGACACCTCGACCACCGAAGAGTGCGCGATCCTGACCAAGCAACTGGGCGGCACCAAGGCGGTGATCCGCAAGGCCGGTCTGGCGATTCTGCCGGGCTTCACCGCGCCGAAGATTTTGTGGCTCAAGCGCAATGAGCCGAAGAACTACGCGAAGCTGCGCCACGTGTTGCTGCCGCACGACTACCTCAACTTTTATCTGACCGGCGAATACTTCATGGAGTATGGCGACGCGTCCGGCACGGCGCTGATGGACGTGCGCAAACGCAAGTGGTCCAAGGCCGTGATCAACGCGATCGACCCGAAGCTGATGGATTACCTGCCGCCGCTGAGCGAGTCGGATGCGATTGTCGGCACGCTGCTGCCCGAGGTCGCGGCGAAGTATGGCTTTAGCGAAGACGTGATCGTCTCGGCCGGTGGTGGTGACAACATGATGGGCGCGATCGGCACCGGCAACGTGAAGGCCGGCGTGGTGACGGCGAGCTTTGGCACCAGCGGCACGATCTACGCACACGCCGAGGCGCCGGTGGTGGATCCGCAGGGTGAGATTGCGGCGTTCTGCGGCTCGACCGGTGGCTGGATGCCGCTGCTGTGCACCATGAATGTGACGACCGTGACCGAGCAGGTGCGCGGGCTGTTCAACTACGATCACACCGAGTTGGCCGACGCGGTCGCGGCGGCTCCGGCAGGCGCGGGTGGTTTGGTGATGCTGCCGTATTTGGAAGGTGAGCGCACCCCGAACGTGCCGGCGGGATCGGGCGTGTTTCTCGGCATGAATCAGCACACGCTGAAGCCGAGCCACATGGCGCGGGCCGCCATGGAAGGTGTGACGATGGGCATGAACTACGGCCTGCGTCGTCTGGCCGATCTCGGCGTGACGCCGCGCGAAATCCGCGTGACCGGTGGTGGCGCGAAGTCGGCGGTGTGGCGTCAGATCATGGCCGATGTGTTTGGTGTGCCGGTGGTCGCCATGGTCGAGGATGAAGGCGCTGCGTTGGGTGGGGCGATCCAGGCCGCGTGGGCGATGGCCCGGCAGACCCGCCCGACTGCGAAGATTTCCAGCATCGCCGAAAAGGTGGTGGCCAAGGACGAATCGACGCGGGTGAAGCCCGACAAGAAGCGTCATGCGCGTTATGCCAAATTGCAGGACGTGCAGGATCGCCTGAGTCTGGCGTTGCGGGACCTGTTCCCGATTCAGCGCGAGTTGGCGAATAGCTGA
- a CDS encoding HDOD domain-containing protein: protein MANILLVDPGETPCSAMRGILDRGNHRLATVDTEPAAWTFIREQVKVDLVILELSLKDGSGIGLLRRLRADSQLKGIPVVIYTARANRNDVKMCLESKVQNFLMKPYDEDVVFQEVGKALAAKWRDALFEEERSFCQLMGYRQHDLHGMLRDLRKSVDGVLPTVRQWADQAANAHGDEPSELPDEVAAVREAAEAAGAWGVVSALSNVEAVAKAHQEGRLPAAFESLELAGRMIEHRLDPDIACVGFMNDQEVSEQEHEKLLAVWREAPAQGRCPMMTWDELKPRVEAMTGFPVIDSAAAAFRMTATGQPSCIHPLMDLVARDPGLSTQVLIAVNKAHPAPDARSRIEDARSAVSQLGEMKLAALSRGMITVSQRTLEIPPQFNWSRYWTFVRSVARVSQLICQQMELFSLEPVARTAGELHDIGKLILAHLEPIGFQVIVDEARRQRRPLVELEKQYFDCTTAQLGAHFGQHFGLSERFTQVMRHLANPVEAGEDARLAAVVALARNFCEHAGVGCSGSPVNREETFWADRTPAWEVLQDCVFPSFKLREFERTMLARARGLREELAGRSDTAPILQAV from the coding sequence ATGGCCAATATCCTCTTAGTAGATCCCGGAGAAACTCCCTGCAGTGCGATGCGAGGTATCCTCGATCGCGGTAATCATCGTCTGGCGACGGTGGATACCGAGCCCGCCGCGTGGACGTTTATCCGCGAGCAGGTGAAGGTGGACCTCGTGATTCTGGAGCTGTCACTCAAGGACGGCTCTGGTATCGGGCTGTTGCGCCGTCTGCGGGCCGACAGCCAGTTGAAGGGCATTCCGGTCGTGATTTACACGGCCCGCGCGAATCGCAACGACGTGAAGATGTGCCTCGAGTCCAAGGTGCAGAATTTTTTGATGAAACCCTACGACGAAGACGTGGTGTTTCAGGAGGTCGGTAAGGCTCTGGCGGCCAAGTGGCGCGACGCGCTCTTCGAGGAGGAACGTTCCTTTTGTCAGTTGATGGGGTATCGGCAGCACGACCTGCACGGCATGTTGCGGGATCTGCGCAAGAGCGTGGATGGCGTGTTGCCGACCGTGCGGCAGTGGGCGGATCAGGCGGCCAATGCGCATGGCGACGAACCGTCGGAGCTGCCGGATGAGGTGGCCGCCGTGCGCGAGGCGGCGGAGGCCGCGGGCGCCTGGGGCGTGGTGAGCGCGCTCAGCAACGTGGAAGCCGTGGCCAAAGCCCACCAGGAAGGCCGACTGCCGGCCGCGTTTGAATCCCTGGAATTGGCCGGGCGCATGATCGAACATCGGCTGGATCCGGACATCGCCTGCGTGGGCTTCATGAACGACCAGGAGGTGAGCGAGCAGGAGCACGAAAAGCTGCTGGCAGTCTGGCGGGAAGCGCCGGCGCAGGGTCGTTGCCCGATGATGACTTGGGATGAGCTCAAACCGCGGGTGGAAGCGATGACGGGATTCCCGGTGATCGACTCGGCGGCGGCGGCGTTTCGTATGACGGCGACGGGACAACCCTCCTGTATTCATCCGCTGATGGATTTGGTGGCGCGCGATCCGGGGCTTTCGACCCAGGTATTGATCGCGGTGAACAAGGCACATCCGGCACCGGATGCTCGCTCGCGCATCGAGGATGCCCGGTCGGCGGTCAGTCAATTGGGGGAGATGAAGCTGGCGGCACTGAGTCGCGGCATGATCACGGTCTCGCAGCGAACGCTGGAGATTCCGCCGCAGTTCAATTGGTCGCGGTATTGGACCTTTGTGCGGTCGGTGGCGCGGGTGTCGCAGTTGATCTGTCAGCAGATGGAGTTGTTCAGCCTCGAACCGGTGGCGCGCACGGCGGGTGAGTTACACGACATCGGCAAACTGATTTTGGCGCATTTGGAGCCGATCGGTTTCCAGGTGATCGTGGACGAAGCGCGGCGCCAGCGCCGTCCGTTGGTCGAGCTGGAGAAGCAGTATTTCGACTGCACGACCGCGCAATTGGGGGCGCACTTCGGGCAGCACTTTGGGCTGTCGGAACGTTTCACGCAGGTCATGCGGCATCTGGCCAATCCAGTCGAAGCCGGTGAGGATGCGCGGCTGGCGGCGGTCGTTGCGCTGGCCCGGAATTTTTGTGAGCATGCCGGCGTCGGTTGTTCCGGCAGTCCGGTGAATCGCGAGGAGACCTTCTGGGCGGATCGCACGCCGGCGTGGGAAGTGTTGCAGGACTGCGTGTTTCCCAGCTTCAAGCTGCGGGAGTTTGAGCGCACGATGCTGGCGCGGGCCCGGGGCCTGCGCGAAGAGCTGGCCGGGCGCAGCGACACTGCGCCGATCTTGCAGGCGGTTTAG
- a CDS encoding FKBP-type peptidyl-prolyl cis-trans isomerase yields MSESDATPAPESTPASTAAASFDSIDQKVSYGIGMQMGSQLAQDPSLSIDLDALAEGIADALAGNQPKVSQADLMMAFQAKRAEAQEAANAKAQVNLEAGAAFLAQNGARPEVTTTASGLQYEVIVAGTGPKPTPAQSVQVHYHGTLIDGTVFDSSVQRGEPISFPVTGVIKGWIEALQLMPQGSKWKLYIPADLAYGNVDKGTIPPGSTLIFEVELLDIK; encoded by the coding sequence ATGTCCGAATCCGACGCCACTCCGGCGCCCGAATCCACCCCGGCCTCCACCGCCGCCGCCTCCTTTGATTCCATCGACCAGAAGGTCTCCTACGGCATCGGCATGCAAATGGGCAGCCAACTCGCCCAGGACCCGTCCCTTTCCATCGACCTCGACGCCCTCGCCGAGGGCATCGCCGATGCCCTCGCCGGCAACCAGCCTAAGGTCAGCCAAGCCGATCTCATGATGGCCTTCCAAGCCAAGCGTGCCGAGGCTCAGGAAGCCGCCAACGCCAAGGCCCAGGTTAATCTCGAAGCCGGTGCCGCCTTCCTCGCCCAAAACGGCGCCCGCCCGGAAGTCACCACCACCGCCTCCGGCCTGCAATACGAGGTCATCGTCGCCGGCACCGGCCCCAAGCCGACCCCCGCCCAATCCGTCCAGGTTCACTACCACGGCACGCTCATCGACGGCACCGTCTTCGATAGCTCCGTGCAACGCGGCGAGCCGATCTCCTTCCCCGTCACCGGCGTGATCAAGGGCTGGATCGAAGCCCTCCAACTCATGCCCCAGGGCTCCAAGTGGAAGCTCTACATTCCGGCCGACCTCGCCTACGGCAACGTCGACAAGGGCACCATTCCTCCCGGCTCGACCCTCATCTTCGAAGTCGAGCTGCTCGACATCAAATAA
- a CDS encoding right-handed parallel beta-helix repeat-containing protein, whose amino-acid sequence MRLPRLSDRLSFVLGALLLWPALILAQPSGGPYGPIQQRYEVPTRGTVYYVAPDGVADATGDSLATPTTLESAIAQVVTGDTIVLRGGVYRTGSLRLSQGITMQPYLDERPVIKGTQVATEWEADGEDLWRTTWTRLFPAEPADWWRREWGVRHTPLHKFNNDMVFVDGHLLGSAGSREEVTAETYFIDYENAAIFLGVDPTDKVVEITAHNSALTRTTRTVHGKANDGKGPTLRGLTFTQYARLALLVEGTEPGAYMSPDKFGKEIVGTTFEHLTISHCSRVAGYFRGDGLTMRHCLVSDTGTEGIYVINSADVLLERNIVTRTNSPENLGGYFASSVKIFNQSYNCVVRDNLIIDNPNASGVWYDVGNVDGIFINNWVENTPNGFFFEISKGAICANNVFVDSSIRVLNSSDVAVYQNTLYNSEAAFQRSARSHAANDHFGWHASAGPDVDERDGHVLVNNLVVADDSKDGPLANFWQHEAVNGRLTTPQVTAMDGNVLVRRAGVMPAQALIHWAPAPEADGFAKEYASIAELHADVPLFGANGLSWVDYGGPLFRGAELGNFELLPEFPGRAAGVALPEEIAELLGRIGDERRYPGAIAPLD is encoded by the coding sequence ATGCGTCTTCCCCGTCTTTCTGACCGCCTTTCCTTCGTGCTTGGTGCCCTGCTGTTATGGCCTGCGCTGATCCTCGCCCAACCGTCGGGCGGGCCCTACGGGCCGATCCAACAACGCTACGAGGTGCCGACGCGTGGCACGGTGTATTATGTCGCGCCGGACGGGGTGGCGGATGCGACCGGCGACTCGCTCGCGACGCCGACCACCCTGGAGTCGGCCATCGCGCAGGTGGTCACGGGCGATACGATTGTGTTGCGCGGCGGCGTTTACCGCACGGGAAGCCTGCGGCTCAGCCAAGGCATCACGATGCAGCCCTATCTGGACGAACGACCGGTGATCAAAGGCACGCAGGTCGCAACCGAATGGGAGGCGGACGGCGAGGACCTGTGGCGCACGACGTGGACGCGACTCTTCCCGGCGGAGCCGGCGGACTGGTGGCGGAGGGAGTGGGGCGTGCGTCATACGCCGCTGCACAAGTTTAACAACGACATGGTGTTTGTGGATGGCCACTTGCTCGGCTCCGCCGGTTCACGCGAGGAGGTGACGGCGGAGACCTACTTTATCGACTACGAGAATGCGGCGATCTTCCTCGGCGTGGATCCGACCGACAAAGTGGTGGAAATCACCGCGCACAACAGCGCGCTCACCCGGACGACGCGCACGGTGCACGGCAAAGCCAACGACGGCAAAGGGCCGACGCTGCGCGGGCTCACCTTCACTCAATACGCGCGGCTCGCGTTGCTGGTGGAAGGCACGGAGCCGGGGGCCTACATGTCGCCCGACAAGTTCGGCAAAGAGATCGTGGGCACGACCTTTGAGCACCTCACGATTTCGCACTGCTCGCGCGTGGCGGGGTATTTCCGCGGCGATGGGCTGACGATGCGGCACTGCCTCGTGTCGGACACCGGCACGGAAGGCATCTACGTGATCAACTCGGCCGACGTGTTACTCGAGCGCAACATCGTGACGCGCACGAACAGCCCGGAAAATCTGGGCGGGTATTTTGCGTCGTCGGTGAAGATTTTTAACCAGTCCTACAACTGCGTCGTCCGCGACAACCTCATCATCGACAACCCCAATGCCAGCGGCGTGTGGTATGACGTCGGCAACGTGGACGGCATCTTCATCAACAACTGGGTGGAGAATACGCCGAACGGTTTCTTCTTCGAAATCTCCAAGGGCGCGATCTGTGCGAACAACGTGTTTGTTGATTCGAGCATCCGCGTGCTCAACAGCTCGGATGTGGCGGTGTATCAGAATACCCTCTACAACAGTGAGGCGGCGTTTCAGCGCTCGGCTCGCAGTCATGCGGCCAACGATCACTTTGGCTGGCACGCCAGCGCGGGGCCGGATGTCGATGAGCGTGACGGCCATGTGTTAGTGAACAACCTGGTGGTAGCCGACGATTCCAAGGACGGCCCGCTGGCGAACTTCTGGCAGCACGAGGCAGTGAATGGCCGGCTGACGACGCCGCAGGTGACGGCGATGGACGGCAATGTGTTGGTGCGGCGCGCGGGCGTGATGCCGGCGCAGGCCTTGATCCACTGGGCACCGGCTCCGGAGGCGGACGGTTTTGCCAAGGAATATGCCAGCATCGCCGAGCTGCACGCCGACGTGCCGTTGTTTGGTGCGAACGGGCTGAGTTGGGTGGACTATGGCGGGCCGCTGTTTCGCGGCGCGGAGTTGGGGAACTTTGAGCTGTTGCCGGAGTTTCCCGGGCGCGCCGCCGGGGTGGCTTTGCCGGAGGAAATCGCGGAGCTGCTGGGGCGGATTGGCGACGAGCGTCGTTACCCGGGCGCGATCGCGCCGTTGGATTGA
- a CDS encoding NADP-dependent isocitrate dehydrogenase yields the protein MSASPTIIYTKTDEAPALATYSLLPIVQAFTKHAAINVETRDISLAGRILSQFPESLTEDQRIGDHLAELGDLAKTPEANIIKLPNISASIPQLKAAIAELQAKGYQLPDYPANPATDEEKSIKARYDKVKGSAVNPVLREGNSDRRAPKAVKDYARANPHSMGAWAADSKTNVATMGADDFFSNEKSVTLPAATTAKISFIADDGNVSVLKDGLKLQAGEILDGTHMSKEALVSFLKDQVLRAQDEGVLFSLHMKATMMKVSDPIIFGHGVKVFFADLIAKHEAVINELGVDFNNGLGDLVAKIQTLPEDQKAEIEADLQAAYAAGPDLAMVNSDKGITGLHVPSDIIIDASMPAMIRAGGKMWDAAGKTRDALAVIPDSSYAGVYQATIDFCRENGALDPKTMGSVPNVGLMAQKAEEYGSHDKTFEIPASGTVRVTDADGNVLLEHRVGAGDIWRACQAKDAPIRDWVKLAVNRARATGSPAVFWLDEARAHDAQLITKVKTYLQEHDTAGLDIRIMAPAAACTFSLERIKAGQDTISVTGNVLRDYLTDLFPILELGTSAKMLSIVPLMNGGGLFETGAGGSAPKHVQQFVAENYLRWDSLGEFLALAVSLEHLAGSFDNPKAKVLATTLDAATGKFLVNDKSPTRRVGGIDNRGSHFYLALYWAEALAAQDDDAELKALFTPVAEKLAADEAKIVEELIGAQGSPADIGGYYQPDDAKAAAAMRPSATLNAVIDAL from the coding sequence ATGTCCGCGTCACCCACCATCATCTACACCAAGACCGACGAAGCCCCCGCGCTCGCGACCTACTCGCTCCTCCCCATCGTGCAGGCGTTCACCAAACACGCTGCCATCAACGTGGAGACCCGCGACATCTCTCTCGCCGGCCGCATCCTCTCCCAGTTCCCCGAGTCGCTGACCGAGGACCAGCGCATCGGTGACCACCTCGCCGAACTCGGCGACCTCGCCAAGACGCCCGAGGCCAACATCATCAAGCTGCCCAACATCAGCGCCTCCATTCCCCAGCTCAAGGCCGCCATCGCCGAGCTCCAAGCCAAGGGTTACCAGCTGCCCGACTACCCGGCCAATCCCGCCACCGACGAGGAGAAGTCGATCAAGGCCCGCTACGACAAGGTGAAGGGCTCCGCCGTCAACCCGGTCCTCCGCGAGGGCAACTCCGACCGCCGCGCGCCGAAAGCCGTCAAGGACTACGCCCGCGCCAACCCGCACTCCATGGGTGCCTGGGCTGCCGATTCCAAGACCAACGTCGCCACCATGGGCGCCGATGACTTCTTCTCCAACGAGAAGTCCGTCACCCTGCCCGCCGCCACCACCGCCAAGATCAGCTTCATCGCCGACGACGGCAACGTGTCCGTGCTCAAGGACGGTCTCAAACTCCAGGCCGGCGAGATCCTCGACGGCACCCACATGAGCAAGGAAGCCCTCGTCTCCTTCCTCAAGGACCAAGTCCTCCGCGCCCAGGACGAAGGCGTGCTCTTCTCCCTCCACATGAAGGCCACCATGATGAAGGTCTCCGACCCGATCATCTTCGGCCACGGCGTGAAGGTCTTCTTCGCCGATCTCATCGCCAAGCACGAAGCGGTCATCAACGAGCTCGGCGTCGACTTCAACAACGGCCTCGGTGACCTCGTCGCCAAAATCCAGACCCTGCCGGAAGACCAAAAGGCCGAGATCGAAGCCGATCTCCAAGCCGCCTACGCCGCCGGTCCCGACCTCGCCATGGTCAACTCCGACAAGGGTATCACCGGTCTACACGTGCCCTCCGACATCATCATCGACGCCTCCATGCCCGCCATGATCCGCGCTGGTGGTAAGATGTGGGACGCCGCCGGCAAGACCCGCGACGCCCTCGCCGTCATTCCTGACAGCTCCTACGCCGGCGTCTACCAGGCCACCATCGACTTCTGCCGCGAAAACGGCGCCCTCGATCCGAAGACCATGGGCTCCGTGCCCAACGTCGGCCTCATGGCCCAGAAGGCCGAGGAATACGGTTCCCACGACAAGACCTTCGAGATCCCGGCCAGCGGCACCGTCCGCGTGACCGATGCCGACGGCAACGTCCTCCTCGAACACCGCGTCGGCGCCGGCGACATCTGGCGCGCCTGCCAGGCCAAGGACGCCCCCATCCGCGATTGGGTGAAGCTCGCCGTCAACCGCGCCCGCGCCACCGGCTCGCCCGCCGTCTTCTGGCTCGATGAAGCCCGCGCCCACGACGCCCAGCTCATCACCAAGGTGAAGACGTATTTGCAGGAGCATGACACCGCCGGCCTCGACATCCGCATCATGGCCCCGGCCGCCGCCTGCACCTTCAGCCTCGAGCGCATCAAGGCCGGTCAGGACACCATCTCCGTCACCGGCAACGTGCTGCGCGACTACCTCACCGACCTTTTCCCCATCCTCGAGCTCGGCACCAGCGCCAAGATGCTCTCCATCGTTCCCCTCATGAACGGCGGCGGCCTCTTCGAAACTGGCGCCGGCGGTTCCGCGCCCAAGCACGTGCAACAGTTCGTCGCCGAGAACTACCTGCGCTGGGACAGCCTCGGTGAGTTCCTCGCCCTCGCCGTCTCGCTCGAACATCTCGCCGGCAGCTTCGACAACCCGAAGGCCAAGGTGCTCGCCACCACCCTCGACGCCGCCACCGGCAAGTTCCTCGTCAACGACAAGTCGCCCACGCGCCGCGTCGGTGGCATCGACAACCGCGGCAGCCACTTCTACCTCGCTCTCTACTGGGCCGAGGCCCTGGCCGCCCAAGACGACGACGCCGAACTCAAGGCCCTCTTCACGCCGGTCGCGGAAAAGCTCGCGGCCGACGAAGCCAAGATCGTTGAAGAGCTCATCGGCGCCCAAGGCAGCCCGGCCGACATCGGTGGCTACTACCAGCCCGACGACGCCAAGGCCGCCGCCGCCATGCGCCCCAGCGCCACGCTCAACGCCGTCATTGACGCGCTCTAA